A stretch of the Corynebacterium maris DSM 45190 genome encodes the following:
- a CDS encoding MFS transporter — MVDHSWRQAPKLIALAAIILTSLNLRTAIVALSPLVPRVQDDLGVGQSLIGVLGMIPTAMFAVSAFLLPTLMRRLTIAQLLFAAMILTAVGQVWRVLGPSAFNLVAGSVCALFAIGVTNAAMPVAVRSYFPNRVPTVSTTFLVTSQVAMGLAPLLAEPFALAAESVGLTGWRASLGSWALLAVVAAVAWLPLLARSRRPEKTVRVPGDADKPKGVAVWRTPAGVGLAFMFGCTSFVTYSIMAFLPQLFVEAGASTQFAGTMLAYWSLLGLPLNVLGPWLVGRFTEVYPMAAASCVIFIVGNIGLATAPMAAPWLWVTLSGLGPLVFPMALTLINIRSRSMAGAASLSSFAQGLGYTVACVGPLLTGVLREATGSWVAAVAVWIAGTAVVLAGSFFATRDVFVEDQIKSQGTAS, encoded by the coding sequence CTGACGTCGTTGAATCTGCGCACGGCTATCGTGGCGTTGTCGCCGCTGGTGCCGCGGGTCCAGGACGATCTGGGCGTCGGCCAGTCGCTCATCGGCGTCCTCGGCATGATTCCGACGGCCATGTTCGCCGTGTCGGCTTTCCTGCTTCCCACCCTCATGCGGCGGTTGACAATCGCCCAGCTGTTGTTCGCCGCCATGATTCTGACCGCGGTGGGGCAAGTGTGGCGGGTGCTCGGGCCGTCGGCGTTCAACCTGGTGGCCGGGTCGGTGTGCGCCTTGTTCGCCATCGGCGTGACCAACGCAGCCATGCCGGTGGCGGTGCGGTCGTACTTCCCGAATCGGGTGCCGACGGTCTCCACGACGTTCCTGGTTACCAGCCAGGTGGCCATGGGGTTGGCGCCGTTGCTGGCGGAGCCTTTCGCGCTGGCCGCGGAAAGTGTGGGCCTGACGGGGTGGCGGGCGTCGTTGGGTTCGTGGGCGTTGCTGGCCGTGGTGGCGGCGGTGGCGTGGTTGCCCCTGCTGGCCCGGAGTCGCAGACCGGAGAAGACGGTGCGGGTGCCGGGAGACGCCGACAAGCCCAAGGGCGTGGCGGTGTGGCGGACGCCGGCCGGGGTGGGGTTGGCGTTCATGTTCGGGTGCACGTCTTTCGTGACGTATTCGATCATGGCTTTCCTGCCGCAACTGTTCGTCGAGGCCGGGGCGTCGACGCAATTCGCCGGCACCATGCTGGCGTACTGGTCCCTGCTGGGGCTGCCGCTGAATGTTCTGGGGCCCTGGCTGGTGGGGCGTTTCACGGAGGTCTATCCGATGGCGGCGGCCTCGTGCGTGATTTTCATCGTCGGCAACATCGGTTTGGCGACCGCCCCGATGGCGGCCCCGTGGCTGTGGGTGACGCTGTCCGGGCTCGGGCCGCTGGTGTTTCCGATGGCGTTGACGCTGATCAACATCCGGTCCCGCAGCATGGCCGGCGCAGCGTCGCTGAGTTCTTTCGCGCAGGGGCTGGGCTACACCGTGGCGTGTGTGGGGCCGTTGTTGACCGGCGTGCTCCGCGAGGCGACCGGGTCGTGGGTGGCCGCGGTCGCCGTGTGGATCGCGGGCACGGCGGTGGTGCTGGCCGGTTCCTTCTTCGCCACCCGGGACGTGTTTGTGGAGGATCAAATCAAGAGTCAGGGAACTGCCAGCTAA